One stretch of Bdellovibrionota bacterium DNA includes these proteins:
- a CDS encoding glutaredoxin domain-containing protein, producing MGNPIEEEIKKEITENKIVIYGKGTKQMPMCGFTVETIQYFNKYGYPFEVVDVLRNMEKREALSKMTNWPTLPKVFIDGQFYGDTDILDEMAKNGEIEPLLKKAFGKE from the coding sequence AGATCACCGAGAATAAGATCGTGATTTACGGTAAAGGGACCAAGCAGATGCCGATGTGCGGCTTTACGGTGGAGACGATCCAATACTTCAACAAATACGGCTATCCGTTCGAAGTCGTCGATGTCCTTCGCAATATGGAGAAGCGCGAAGCCCTCTCCAAAATGACCAACTGGCCGACCTTGCCGAAAGTCTTCATCGACGGCCAATTTTACGGCGACACCGATATCCTCGACGAGATGGCGAAAAACGGCGAGATCGAGCCGCTCTTAAAAAAAGCGTTCGGAAAAGAATAG